The following proteins are co-located in the Heteronotia binoei isolate CCM8104 ecotype False Entrance Well chromosome 8, APGP_CSIRO_Hbin_v1, whole genome shotgun sequence genome:
- the LOC132575957 gene encoding olfactory receptor 5V1-like: MGGRNQTPVVEFVFLGFSGIPNSHIYLFLPFLAIYLVTVLGNLMIFTLIQLDSSLRTPMYYFLSHLSFLDICISSVTVPKILVNFLRQRQTISYNQCMAQMFFLGSFTGTEAALLAVMAYDRYVAICKPLHYSRLMSPKVCAILAFATWIWGFLDFGLHTALITTLSFCGVNQIHHIYCDLPPLMEIACNDVQINELAIHIASLFVGVGPFFFIILSYVFILSSILKISSTNTKRKTFSTCASHISVVIIYFGNGMLNYDRPSAGYSLEIDTLVSTMFCIIPPMVNPLIYSIRNKDVKGAFRKVLER; the protein is encoded by the coding sequence ATGGGAGGGAGGAACCAGACGCCAGTGGTGGAGTTCGTCTTCCTGGGTTTCTCCGGCATTCCAAACAGCCACATCTACCTCTTCCTGCCATTCCTAGCCATTTACTTGGTCACCGTGCTGGGAAACCTCATGATATTTACTCTGATTCAACTGGATTCCAGCCTCCGTACCCCCATGTATTATTTCCTCAGCCATCTCTCCTTCCTAGATATCTGCATCTCCTCTGTTACGGTCCCCAAGATCCTTGTGAACTTCTTGCGCCAGCGACAGACCATCTCCTACAACCAGTGCATGGCCCAGATGTTCTTCCTCGGCTCATTCACGGGGACAGAGGCTGCACTGCTGGCCGTCATGGCCTATGACCGCTACGTCGCCATCTGTAAACCTTTGCATTACTCGCGCCTCATGAGCCCCAAGGTGTGTGCCATCCTAGCCTTTGCCACCTGGATCTGGGGATTCCTAGACTTCGGTCTCCATACAGCACTCATTACCACCTTGTCCTTTTGTGGAGTAAACCAGATACATCACATCTACTGTGATCTTCCCCCACTGATGGAAATAGCTTGCAATGATGTACAAATCAATGAACTTGCCATCCACATCGCAAGCCTTTTTGTGGGTGTTGgacccttcttcttcatcattctCTCCTATGTCTTCATCCTGTCCTCCATCTTGAAGATCTCTTCCACCAACACCAAGCGTAAGACCTTTTCCACCTGTGCTTCTCACATCTCTGTTGTCATCATTTATTTTGGAAACGGAATGCTTAACTATGACCGTCCAAGCGCTGGTTATTCCTTAGAGATTGACACTCTGGTCTCAACCATGTTCTGTATAATCCCCCCTATGGTCAACCCCTTGATCTACAGCATCCGGAACAAGGATGTGAAAGGGGCCTTCAGGAAGGTTCTAGAAAGATGA
- the LOC132575823 gene encoding olfactory receptor 5AR1-like codes for MGEKNKTRVVEFVFLGFSGIPDGHIYLFLPFLVIYLVTVLGNLIIFTLIQLDSSLRTPMYYFLSHLSFLDICISSVTVPKILVNFLRQEETITYHQCMAQMFFLLSFSGAEAAILAVMAYDRYAAICKPLHYSRLMSPKVCTILALATWIWGTLDSALHTALSTKLSFCGVNQIHHIYCDLPPLMEIACNDARINELVIHITSLFVGGGPFFFIILSYGFILSSILKIRSTNTKRKAFSTCASHVTVVIIYFGNALVNYDRPSAGYSLEIDTLVSTMFCIIPPMVNPLIYSLRNKDVREAFRKVLESQGKLKHQDTMNYGTRDSL; via the coding sequence ATGGGAGAGAAGAACAAGACACGAGTGGTAGAGTTTGTCTTTCTGGGTTTCTCTGGCATTCCAGATGGCCACATCTACCTCTTCCTGCCATTCCTAGTCATTTACTTGGTCACTGTACTGGGAAACCTCATTATATTTACTCTGATTCAGCTGGATTCCAGCCTCCGGACCCCCATGTATTACTTCCTCAGCCATCTCTCCTTCCTAGATATCTGCATCTCCTCCGTCACGGTCCCCAAGATCCTGGTGAACTTCTTGCGCCAGGAAGAAACCATCACCTACCATCAATGCATGGCCCAGATGTTCTTCTTACTCTCTTTCTCAGGAGCTGAGGCTGCCATATTAGCTGTCATGGCCTATGACCGCTATGCTGCCATCTGCAAGCCTTTGCATTACTCCCGCCTCATGAGCCCCAAGGTGTGCACCATCCTAGCCTTGGCCACTTGGATCTGGGGCACCCTAGACTCCGCTCTCCATACAGCGCTCAGCACCAAATTGTCCTTTTGTGGAGTCAACCAGATTCACCACATCTACTGTGATCTGCCCCCACTAATGGAAATTGCTTGCAACGATGCACGCATCAATGAACTTGTCATCCATATCACAAGCCTTTTTGTGGGTGGGGgacccttcttcttcatcattctCTCCTATGGCTTCATCCTGTCCTCCATCTTGAAGATCCGTTCCACCAACACCAAGCGCAAAGCCTTTTCCACCTGTGCTTCTCATGTCACTGTTGTcatcatttattttggaaatgcatTGGTTAACTATGACCGTCCAAGCGCTGGTTATTCCTTAGAGATTGACACTCTGGTCTCAACCATGTTCTGTATAATCCCCCCTATGGTCAACCCCCTCATCTACAGTCTCCGGAACAAGGACGTGAGAGAGGCCTTCCGGAAGGTTCTAGAAAGCCAGGGGAAGCTGAAACATCAAGATACGATGAATTACGGCACCAGAGATTCCCTTTAG